A DNA window from Maribellus comscasis contains the following coding sequences:
- a CDS encoding lysoplasmalogenase yields the protein MKIKQIKTNWLYIILIFPTIFAVLALSHFGFFFKSGTAGAGIIILLILYFSKLPKAKDILFLMSAFLFSIVGDWFLSNKSGDANMFVYGIGFYFLAHFGYLIYALQNGRINRIFTAVLLSAFLLFFAFVLYPVIDNHILMFAALVYLVISCLSLGFAVGLQSTGTEKWAYVFGIFLILFSDTIIAFKEFVGYRELDFLILPTYYLAHISIIFSLIRRWLKNN from the coding sequence ATGAAAATAAAACAAATCAAGACAAACTGGCTTTATATAATATTAATTTTTCCAACGATTTTTGCTGTTTTGGCGCTTAGCCATTTTGGATTTTTTTTTAAATCGGGAACCGCAGGTGCCGGAATCATAATTCTTTTAATACTTTATTTTTCCAAGCTTCCCAAAGCAAAAGATATCCTTTTTCTGATGTCGGCATTTCTGTTTTCCATTGTTGGCGACTGGTTTTTATCAAATAAAAGTGGCGACGCAAACATGTTTGTGTATGGAATTGGTTTTTATTTCCTCGCACATTTTGGATATCTAATTTATGCATTGCAGAATGGGCGAATCAACCGAATTTTTACGGCGGTTTTATTGAGTGCATTTCTTTTGTTCTTCGCCTTTGTTTTGTACCCCGTTATCGATAATCATATACTCATGTTTGCAGCACTCGTTTATCTGGTAATTTCTTGCCTTTCGTTAGGTTTTGCTGTTGGACTTCAGTCAACCGGAACAGAAAAATGGGCTTATGTTTTTGGTATTTTCCTGATTCTTTTTTCCGATACAATTATCGCATTTAAAGAGTTTGTCGGATACAGGGAACTCGATTTTTTGATTTTGCCAACTTATTATCTGGCACACATTTCAATAATTTTTTCATTGATACGTAGATGGCTGAAGAATAATTGA
- a CDS encoding family 78 glycoside hydrolase catalytic domain — protein MNRLPVFFIPAVLFLLWSCSSENHLVVYDLKCENLTNPTAIDKTVPRFSWKIQSPENGTEQKAFQILVASAIDLLEEEKSDFWDSGKIESASGIFVPYKGKELSSGMAAFWKIRVWDNEGNVSDWSTPAMFGIGLLTEDSWQAEYIAYNPGAGFSECPQLFKSFDVEDSDSKYLLHVNSLGYHEVYINGQKAGNGVLTPAVSQFNKRSLINTYDVSALVKKGGNDLLIWLGSGWYTSGLPGVVNDGPVVRAQLEKVDGEKKQTIVVTNTDWKGRASSYTRHGNWRPNQFGGEIVNGTLTKNDFKTDEPDREWKPVSVVNIPVHAVSPQMTELNTVQDTIQPAAVIQIAADTFLVDMGKNLTGWLEFHFQDLKSGQEIKLEYCDHLTKEGKFNYRNQYDIYIASGTAPEIFINKFNYHGFRYVEVTGLSEMPDIDSVQAYLIRTDYEVASGFECSDPDLNAIHDMLHYTFQCLSIGGDLVDCPQIERLGYGGDGNASTVTAQTMYNLGPLYSNWLQAWADVVREDGGMPHTAPNPYRAGGGPYWCGFIITATWNTFLNYGDTLLLKKYYPVMQKWLGYVDKYSVDGLLKRWPDTDYRGWYLGDWATPEGIDQTAEASVDVVNNSFVAVCYDNMQKIAGILGKANDKKMYARKKDQLQKTIHKTFFDESDNTYGTGTQIDLAFPLIAGAVPEKELENVKEALYNEINVNRNGHFACGLVGLPVLTEWATKNQKSGLMYSMMKKRDYPGYLYMIDNGATTTWEHWDGARSRIHNCYNGTGSWFYQAVGGIFPLEDFPAYRKVRIQPQIPEGVTWAKTFKETPWGKLSVNWKIEAGKMDMEIEIPVGVEAEVVIPDGVEEYSLEGKKYALQNDDLPVSIKSGKYNVSYVID, from the coding sequence ATGAACCGACTACCTGTCTTTTTTATCCCTGCTGTTTTATTCCTTTTATGGAGTTGTAGCTCAGAAAATCATCTTGTTGTTTACGACCTTAAATGTGAAAATTTAACGAATCCGACAGCGATTGACAAAACAGTACCCCGTTTTAGCTGGAAAATTCAGAGCCCTGAAAATGGTACAGAGCAAAAAGCTTTTCAGATTCTGGTTGCCAGTGCTATTGATTTGCTTGAAGAAGAAAAATCTGATTTTTGGGACTCCGGGAAAATAGAATCCGCCTCAGGTATTTTTGTCCCTTACAAGGGAAAAGAACTGTCGTCAGGAATGGCTGCATTTTGGAAAATACGTGTTTGGGATAATGAAGGAAATGTATCAGACTGGAGTACACCCGCTATGTTTGGAATAGGTTTGTTAACTGAAGATAGCTGGCAGGCGGAATACATTGCATATAATCCCGGCGCCGGTTTTAGCGAGTGTCCCCAGCTTTTTAAATCATTTGATGTGGAGGATTCTGATTCAAAATATTTATTGCATGTAAATTCTTTGGGATACCATGAAGTTTATATAAACGGGCAAAAAGCGGGCAACGGTGTTTTAACTCCGGCGGTTTCGCAGTTTAATAAACGTTCGTTGATAAATACCTACGATGTTTCAGCTTTGGTAAAAAAAGGCGGGAATGATCTGCTGATTTGGTTGGGGAGCGGCTGGTACACTTCCGGGCTTCCCGGTGTGGTAAACGATGGCCCGGTAGTTCGGGCACAGCTGGAAAAAGTGGATGGAGAGAAAAAACAAACCATTGTTGTTACCAACACTGACTGGAAAGGCAGAGCAAGCAGTTACACCCGGCATGGAAACTGGAGGCCAAATCAGTTTGGTGGTGAAATTGTAAACGGCACGTTAACAAAAAACGATTTTAAAACGGATGAGCCTGACCGTGAGTGGAAGCCGGTTTCAGTTGTAAATATTCCGGTTCATGCTGTAAGTCCTCAGATGACAGAATTAAATACCGTTCAGGATACTATTCAACCGGCAGCAGTTATTCAAATTGCGGCAGATACATTTCTGGTGGATATGGGAAAGAATTTAACGGGATGGCTTGAGTTTCATTTTCAGGATTTGAAATCCGGGCAGGAGATAAAACTGGAATATTGTGATCATCTCACCAAAGAAGGAAAGTTTAATTACCGTAATCAATACGATATCTATATAGCATCCGGTACAGCACCTGAAATTTTTATCAATAAATTTAACTATCACGGATTTCGGTATGTTGAGGTTACCGGACTCTCTGAAATGCCGGATATTGATTCTGTTCAGGCCTACCTTATCCGGACCGATTACGAAGTGGCTTCCGGTTTTGAATGTTCCGATCCTGATTTAAATGCGATTCATGATATGTTGCATTATACGTTTCAGTGTTTAAGTATAGGCGGAGACTTGGTCGATTGCCCTCAAATTGAACGCCTGGGATATGGCGGCGACGGAAATGCTTCAACGGTTACAGCTCAAACAATGTACAATTTAGGTCCGTTATATTCCAACTGGCTGCAGGCGTGGGCCGATGTAGTTCGCGAAGACGGTGGAATGCCGCACACTGCGCCAAATCCATACAGAGCTGGCGGTGGCCCATACTGGTGTGGTTTTATTATCACTGCCACCTGGAATACTTTTCTGAATTATGGCGATACATTGCTATTAAAAAAATATTATCCAGTAATGCAGAAATGGTTAGGGTATGTGGATAAATATTCGGTTGACGGACTTTTAAAACGTTGGCCCGACACGGATTACCGGGGATGGTATCTGGGCGACTGGGCTACACCGGAAGGAATCGACCAGACTGCAGAGGCTTCGGTGGATGTTGTAAATAATTCTTTTGTTGCAGTTTGTTATGATAATATGCAGAAAATAGCCGGGATTCTTGGAAAAGCGAATGACAAAAAAATGTACGCCCGTAAAAAAGATCAGTTGCAGAAAACGATTCATAAAACATTTTTTGATGAATCAGATAACACCTATGGAACAGGAACACAAATCGATTTGGCTTTCCCGTTGATAGCCGGTGCAGTTCCTGAAAAAGAATTAGAAAATGTAAAAGAAGCTTTATATAATGAAATCAATGTAAATCGTAACGGGCATTTTGCTTGCGGGTTGGTAGGTCTTCCGGTTTTAACCGAGTGGGCAACTAAAAACCAAAAATCCGGTTTAATGTACTCGATGATGAAAAAGCGTGATTACCCGGGCTACTTGTATATGATTGATAATGGCGCTACAACTACCTGGGAACATTGGGACGGTGCCCGGAGCAGGATTCATAACTGTTACAACGGAACCGGCTCGTGGTTTTATCAGGCTGTTGGTGGAATTTTTCCGCTGGAAGATTTCCCGGCCTATCGAAAAGTACGCATTCAGCCACAAATTCCCGAAGGAGTTACATGGGCAAAAACCTTTAAAGAAACGCCGTGGGGAAAACTGTCGGTAAATTGGAAAATAGAAGCAGGAAAAATGGATATGGAAATAGAAATTCCCGTGGGCGTTGAAGCGGAAGTTGTAATTCCCGACGGCGTTGAGGAATACTCGTTGGAAGGGAAAAAATATGCTCTTCAAAACGACGATTTGCCGGTGAGCATTAAGAGTGGAAAATACAATGTCAGTTATGTAATAGACTAA
- a CDS encoding glycerophosphodiester phosphodiesterase codes for MKKTILFVLAFCFSLSIVEGNIGLAFNGKTEKRKDLPVHGFCAHRGAMVTHPENTIVAFKAAVEAGAQMVELDVWLTQDGKMVIMHDETVDRTTNGSGRISDFTLAKIKKLDAGSWKSSDFEGEKVPTFEEALSVLPRNIWINVHVKGEGETPVMAAKLLQKENRLNQAFLACSGKAAKDAKEAVPGILICNMDRQDSNWDYVNATIKMKANFIQLKGKITPEFAEYTKALKKNGIRVNYFGTDSPDELKLLFEYGVDFPLVNDIVHTSGYLETILEGL; via the coding sequence ATGAAAAAAACAATATTGTTCGTATTGGCTTTTTGCTTTAGTCTTTCGATTGTTGAAGGAAATATCGGGCTGGCTTTTAACGGTAAAACAGAGAAAAGAAAAGATTTGCCCGTGCACGGATTTTGCGCACACCGTGGGGCGATGGTCACACATCCTGAAAATACAATTGTTGCTTTTAAAGCCGCTGTTGAAGCTGGAGCGCAAATGGTTGAGTTGGACGTGTGGTTAACCCAAGATGGTAAAATGGTGATAATGCACGATGAAACGGTTGATCGAACAACCAACGGCTCGGGAAGAATTTCAGATTTTACCCTGGCTAAAATTAAAAAACTCGATGCCGGGAGTTGGAAATCTTCGGATTTTGAAGGTGAAAAAGTTCCAACTTTTGAAGAAGCTTTGAGTGTTCTTCCCCGAAACATCTGGATTAATGTTCATGTAAAAGGTGAAGGCGAAACTCCTGTAATGGCGGCCAAATTGTTGCAAAAGGAAAATCGTTTGAATCAGGCTTTTTTAGCATGTAGTGGAAAAGCTGCGAAGGATGCAAAAGAGGCAGTACCCGGAATTTTGATTTGTAACATGGATCGACAGGATTCGAATTGGGATTATGTAAATGCAACCATTAAAATGAAAGCCAATTTCATTCAACTAAAAGGAAAAATTACGCCCGAATTTGCTGAATATACAAAGGCTTTGAAAAAGAATGGAATCCGGGTTAATTATTTTGGGACTGATTCTCCGGATGAATTAAAATTGTTGTTTGAGTATGGAGTTGATTTCCCCTTGGTAAACGATATTGTCCATACTTCCGGTTATTTGGAAACAATATTGGAAGGGTTATAG
- a CDS encoding sialidase family protein, giving the protein MKAVLSFFIMFGFYSVFAKEQTEKKEADKPKTGLIKIKDVVIYKDTCFYSSFPSVIKRPDGELIVAFRRAPDRRNYGGKGNRHVDANSYLVKVSSTDAETWTKEPELIYAHPFGGSQDPCMSQLNDGTILCTSYGWAPLSEEERNTLQKPYGENNGFVFLGGYLVRSTDGGKNWDGPIYPPHISPELHLSPTGEPLPAYNRGALCEGKNGRIYWVVAAYDSENLKRSSTHLIVSDDKGLNWKYMSEVASDEKASFNETSIYETPKGDLIAFLRTANLDDQACIARSKDGGKTFEPWQKMGFQGHPLNALRLPDNRVLLTYGYRHEPYGIRARILNAECTDFESDSEIILREDGGSTDLGYTWPVLLDDNRVLVVYYFNKNNGIRYIAGTILEMKE; this is encoded by the coding sequence ATGAAAGCAGTACTCAGTTTTTTTATAATGTTTGGTTTTTATTCTGTTTTTGCTAAGGAACAGACAGAGAAAAAAGAAGCGGATAAACCCAAAACTGGGTTAATAAAAATAAAAGATGTGGTCATCTATAAAGACACCTGTTTTTATTCCAGTTTTCCTTCTGTCATTAAACGCCCCGATGGAGAGCTGATTGTTGCCTTTCGGCGGGCTCCCGATCGTAGGAATTATGGGGGGAAAGGAAACAGGCATGTTGATGCCAATAGTTACCTTGTAAAAGTTAGTTCAACCGATGCTGAAACCTGGACAAAAGAACCGGAGCTAATTTATGCACATCCCTTTGGCGGTTCACAGGACCCTTGTATGTCGCAACTAAACGATGGAACAATTCTTTGCACCAGTTACGGCTGGGCTCCTTTGTCGGAAGAAGAACGGAATACGCTTCAAAAGCCGTATGGCGAAAATAATGGATTTGTTTTTTTAGGGGGTTACCTCGTACGTTCAACGGATGGTGGAAAAAACTGGGACGGACCGATTTATCCTCCGCATATTTCGCCGGAGTTACATCTTAGTCCAACAGGAGAACCCCTGCCAGCATACAATAGAGGAGCACTTTGCGAAGGCAAAAATGGCCGGATTTACTGGGTTGTTGCAGCATACGATAGTGAAAATCTTAAAAGATCTTCAACGCATTTAATTGTTTCTGACGATAAAGGATTGAACTGGAAATATATGTCAGAAGTAGCTTCCGACGAGAAAGCTTCGTTTAACGAAACTTCTATTTATGAGACTCCAAAAGGTGATCTGATTGCTTTTTTACGCACTGCCAATTTAGATGATCAGGCATGTATTGCCCGATCGAAAGACGGAGGTAAAACTTTTGAACCCTGGCAGAAAATGGGATTTCAGGGACATCCGCTGAATGCACTTCGCCTGCCGGATAACCGCGTGCTCTTAACCTATGGTTACCGGCATGAACCCTACGGAATCCGCGCCCGAATTTTAAATGCAGAATGTACTGATTTTGAAAGTGATTCTGAAATTATTCTTCGCGAAGATGGAGGATCTACTGATTTGGGATACACCTGGCCGGTTTTGCTGGATGATAATCGTGTTTTGGTGGTGTATTATTTCAATAAAAATAACGGAATAAGATACATTGCCGGAACAATTTTGGAAATGAAAGAGTAA
- a CDS encoding metallophosphoesterase family protein has product MNHIVRNFCGALLALGLSILAPGNIFGQNDTLSFLHISDLHVIFDLDFFQPDLAENRRGYKDGVKPLKNFVENMPQKTKSNFVIATGDLVDFFEGETSSGKMLEFQLEQFVQLTGKSRVPFYFTLGNHDIISYSWGECERISTQNNAEKARAAWIKNASCFSEGTHYSKIFKVGNTPFRLIFLDDGYYDFSDEEDVLLPYVDKPQLHWLEGQINQSDDDVEIILMHIPLKNNVVETGGELFSVLSKYSSVKMILAGHNHKNGIQAFNTENGNEIVQIRTGAFAQDTTNWRQIKLTENNIRISLPGSQQKEMQIDL; this is encoded by the coding sequence ATGAATCATATCGTAAGGAATTTTTGTGGAGCACTTTTGGCGTTGGGGTTAAGTATCCTGGCACCCGGAAATATATTCGGGCAAAACGATACACTCTCTTTTCTTCATATCTCGGATTTGCATGTTATTTTCGATTTGGATTTTTTTCAGCCTGATTTGGCTGAAAACAGAAGGGGCTACAAAGATGGTGTAAAACCTCTGAAGAATTTTGTTGAAAATATGCCGCAAAAAACCAAAAGCAATTTTGTAATTGCTACCGGCGATTTAGTCGATTTTTTTGAAGGCGAAACCAGTAGCGGAAAAATGCTGGAATTTCAACTGGAACAGTTCGTGCAGCTAACGGGGAAAAGTCGGGTGCCTTTTTATTTTACACTCGGAAATCACGATATTATTTCTTACTCGTGGGGCGAATGTGAACGTATCTCAACACAAAACAATGCTGAAAAAGCCCGTGCTGCGTGGATAAAAAATGCATCGTGTTTTAGCGAAGGCACACACTATAGTAAAATTTTCAAAGTTGGAAACACACCCTTTCGGCTTATTTTTCTCGACGATGGCTACTATGATTTTTCTGATGAAGAGGATGTATTGCTTCCCTACGTGGATAAACCTCAGTTGCATTGGCTGGAAGGGCAGATAAACCAGTCTGACGACGATGTGGAAATTATTTTGATGCATATTCCGCTAAAAAATAATGTTGTAGAAACAGGAGGAGAGTTGTTTTCAGTTTTGTCGAAATATTCTTCTGTGAAAATGATACTAGCCGGGCATAATCATAAAAATGGTATTCAGGCATTTAATACGGAGAATGGGAACGAAATCGTTCAGATAAGAACGGGGGCGTTTGCTCAAGACACAACAAACTGGCGGCAAATAAAACTCACCGAAAACAATATTCGTATTTCTTTGCCTGGAAGTCAGCAGAAAGAAATGCAGATTGACCTTTAA
- a CDS encoding glycosyl hydrolase — protein MLEIRQLILLFCGIFCLYSCSQNLQKQIPVVPSKTELNRSFGKYDEELFLSPPKIYHPETWFHFIGGNVAKEGITADLEAIAGAGISGIQLFHGQFGGPWPGVDEQIACLSPNWDDAVKFTAEECKRLGLRFTMQNCPGWAMSGGPWIKPENAMRHLVYSRTDVSGVVDTTLLVPQPSKEEWRDYQEVAVLAFPTPQGDTGEKLIPQNVTGENGVLWKDFFLGKTDKLKLPPVSEGQSHWMELSFSGSETLRTIQFSSVRSFNSNWAYEPGIKIQVQAVLSENKTKDILNIEMPPSNWQDYKPISLACSEVENVQTYRINIQNQHEMTLTGMDFLSAARKNNWEAEAGWTLRGFVRGSEHPSQSVEAFIDPSKILDISEKMNESGHLKWNAPAGKWTVLRIGHVNTGKKNAPAPPEGTGWECNKLSEIGPDSHFAGYIGRLANGPLAGGLLNGMLLDSWECETQTWTKNMESDFDSISGYALRKWLPAVFGYVINDQETTSDFLLDWRSTIGDLFANKFYGRMAELGKQNGLTVAYETAAGDIFPADILEYYKYADVPMCEYWQPLSDNFVGSSNFKPIKPTVSAARLYGKPRVAAEAFTSFDLTWDEHLSMLKEIANIKAVDGVTHQVFHTYTHNPRTDFLPPGTSFGSSIGTPFLRGQTWWKHMPEFVNYLSRCNYLLERGKPVSDVLWYLGDEISHKPNQNAPFPEGFKYDYCNLDILLNRLSVDDGKLVTPEGLSYRLLWLPENERMLPETLEKIYELLQKGATIVGSAPQSLATLKDKENAQKRFDDAVQKIWGDNSKFTGERQVGKGRVISGMTIFEAVEKLNLEPDVTGGDALWLHRSVKGADWYFVCSPAGKTFKGDLSFNTSGNPELWDPLTGEVTSLATREENNRSVVSFDLAQAGSCFIVFRHDSKEKKEVSQKHSQTVLAELNQRWELSFPGGWGAPENIQLDSLTAWKDLEISSEGKAFSGSATYSVSFNLDEVKPEMDYILDLGKVEMIAVVSLNGKELRTLWSPPFRLNINEAIKEGKNDLTIEVTSSWFNRLVYDAGQAEENRKTWMISGPSMDAPLRESGLMGPVTISYGNN, from the coding sequence ATGTTGGAAATAAGACAACTTATATTATTATTCTGCGGAATATTCTGTTTATATTCTTGTTCTCAAAACTTACAAAAACAAATTCCGGTTGTCCCTTCAAAAACGGAGTTAAATCGATCTTTCGGGAAATACGATGAGGAATTGTTTTTATCGCCACCAAAAATTTATCACCCGGAAACCTGGTTTCATTTTATTGGTGGGAATGTGGCAAAAGAAGGAATCACTGCCGACTTGGAGGCCATTGCCGGAGCTGGTATTTCCGGTATTCAGTTGTTTCATGGGCAGTTTGGCGGACCATGGCCGGGGGTTGATGAACAAATTGCCTGTTTAAGTCCGAATTGGGACGATGCAGTGAAATTTACTGCGGAAGAATGCAAGCGTCTCGGATTGCGTTTTACCATGCAAAACTGTCCGGGCTGGGCCATGTCTGGCGGCCCCTGGATTAAGCCCGAAAATGCAATGCGCCACCTCGTTTACAGTCGAACAGATGTGTCGGGAGTTGTAGATACCACCTTGTTGGTTCCTCAACCAAGCAAAGAAGAATGGCGGGATTATCAGGAAGTTGCTGTTTTAGCTTTCCCAACGCCACAGGGAGATACTGGTGAAAAGTTGATTCCTCAAAATGTAACCGGTGAAAACGGGGTGCTTTGGAAGGATTTCTTTTTAGGAAAAACAGATAAGTTGAAGTTGCCACCGGTTTCTGAAGGTCAGTCGCATTGGATGGAGCTAAGTTTTTCCGGCTCAGAAACGTTGCGCACAATTCAATTTTCTTCCGTGCGAAGTTTTAATTCAAACTGGGCTTACGAACCCGGCATAAAAATTCAGGTGCAGGCTGTCCTTTCAGAAAATAAAACAAAAGATATTTTAAATATAGAAATGCCTCCTTCAAACTGGCAGGATTATAAACCCATTTCGTTGGCTTGCTCCGAAGTAGAGAATGTACAAACCTACCGTATAAATATTCAGAACCAGCATGAAATGACTTTGACCGGAATGGATTTTCTTTCGGCTGCCCGAAAAAATAATTGGGAAGCTGAAGCAGGATGGACACTGCGCGGATTTGTTCGCGGAAGTGAACACCCGAGTCAGTCGGTGGAAGCGTTTATAGATCCTTCCAAAATTTTGGATATTTCTGAGAAAATGAACGAAAGCGGGCATTTAAAATGGAATGCTCCTGCGGGAAAATGGACAGTGCTTCGAATCGGGCATGTAAATACGGGGAAGAAAAATGCGCCAGCTCCTCCGGAAGGAACGGGCTGGGAATGTAACAAGCTATCGGAAATTGGACCGGATTCGCATTTTGCAGGTTACATCGGCCGCCTCGCAAATGGTCCGTTAGCGGGTGGTTTGCTGAATGGAATGCTGCTCGATAGTTGGGAGTGCGAAACGCAAACATGGACAAAAAATATGGAAAGCGATTTCGATAGTATTTCCGGATATGCCCTGCGAAAATGGCTACCGGCTGTGTTTGGTTATGTAATAAATGATCAGGAAACCACTTCTGATTTTCTGCTCGATTGGCGTTCTACAATTGGAGATTTATTTGCCAATAAATTTTACGGACGGATGGCTGAATTGGGCAAACAAAATGGTTTAACCGTTGCTTACGAAACTGCTGCCGGAGATATTTTTCCGGCTGATATCCTGGAATATTACAAATATGCCGATGTTCCGATGTGTGAATATTGGCAACCACTTTCTGATAATTTTGTGGGCTCTTCCAATTTTAAACCTATAAAACCTACGGTTTCTGCGGCTCGTTTGTATGGCAAACCGCGTGTGGCAGCCGAAGCATTTACTTCGTTTGATTTAACCTGGGATGAGCACCTTTCAATGCTAAAAGAAATTGCAAATATAAAAGCTGTCGATGGCGTGACTCATCAGGTGTTTCATACTTACACGCACAACCCGCGAACTGACTTTTTGCCGCCGGGAACTTCTTTTGGATCTTCTATCGGGACGCCTTTTTTGCGCGGACAAACCTGGTGGAAGCACATGCCGGAATTTGTTAATTATCTCTCGCGATGCAATTATTTGCTGGAACGCGGAAAACCGGTTTCGGATGTGCTTTGGTATCTGGGCGACGAAATAAGTCACAAACCAAACCAAAATGCACCTTTCCCCGAAGGTTTTAAATACGATTATTGTAACCTCGATATTTTGTTAAACCGCCTTTCTGTTGACGACGGAAAACTTGTTACGCCGGAAGGACTTTCGTATCGTTTGTTGTGGCTGCCGGAAAATGAGCGAATGTTACCGGAAACGCTGGAGAAAATATACGAATTGCTTCAAAAAGGAGCTACCATTGTTGGGAGTGCACCGCAGAGTTTGGCAACCTTGAAGGACAAAGAAAATGCCCAAAAACGTTTTGATGACGCTGTGCAAAAAATTTGGGGAGATAACTCCAAATTCACAGGAGAAAGACAAGTTGGGAAAGGTCGCGTAATTTCAGGAATGACCATTTTTGAAGCGGTGGAAAAATTGAATTTAGAACCCGACGTTACAGGTGGAGATGCACTGTGGTTGCATCGTTCTGTAAAAGGAGCCGACTGGTATTTTGTTTGTTCTCCGGCAGGAAAAACTTTTAAGGGAGACTTGAGTTTTAATACCTCCGGAAATCCTGAACTTTGGGATCCGTTAACGGGAGAAGTTACTTCCTTGGCAACTCGCGAAGAAAATAATCGGAGTGTCGTATCTTTTGATTTGGCGCAGGCTGGCTCGTGTTTTATTGTATTTCGTCACGATTCCAAAGAAAAGAAAGAGGTTTCTCAAAAGCACTCGCAAACAGTTTTAGCAGAATTAAATCAACGGTGGGAACTTTCATTTCCTGGTGGTTGGGGTGCTCCCGAAAATATTCAACTCGATAGTTTGACAGCCTGGAAAGATCTGGAAATTTCTTCAGAAGGAAAAGCTTTTTCCGGTTCCGCAACTTATTCTGTTTCTTTTAATTTGGATGAAGTAAAACCCGAAATGGATTATATTTTGGATTTAGGGAAAGTGGAAATGATTGCTGTAGTGTCGTTGAACGGAAAAGAATTGCGAACGCTGTGGTCTCCGCCATTTCGTTTGAATATAAATGAAGCTATAAAGGAAGGGAAAAATGACCTTACCATAGAAGTGACAAGCTCGTGGTTTAACCGCCTTGTTTATGATGCCGGGCAAGCAGAAGAAAACAGAAAAACATGGATGATAAGCGGACCATCGATGGATGCGCCTCTGAGAGAGAGTGGATTAATGGGGCCGGTTACAATTTCATATGGGAACAATTGA